TCCGGAGCAATATGAGGCTACCATCAACGGCGAGCCGTTAACATTTACTCCTAAAGAATTCGAGCTGCTCTATTACTTAGGCCAGAATTTAGGGAGAGTACTTTCTAGAGACCAGCTGCTTAGTGCGGTTTGGAATTATGATTTCGCCGGAGATACACGCATCGTAGATGTCCATGTCAGTCACCTGCGGGAAAAAATCGAGCCGGATACAAAGAAACCAGTGTATATAAAAACAATCAGAGGTCTAGGGTACAAAATGGAGGTCCCTAAATAACATGAGGTCCAATACGCGTCCTTTACTTACTTATACGGTTCTCGTCATCATTGTGATGATCAGCTTAGGCATACTGTTAGCACAGCTGACACGAAGCTATTTCATTACAATATTTGAAGAGAGAATCTCCGTAGAAAGTGAGTATTTTGTTAACTATGTAAAAGGATACCTTGAGGATGAAGACATATCGACGGATACTCTTCATCGGTTTAGTGATCAATTAAATACGAGTATTCTTTATGTTACCGCAGATGAAGAACTGGTTCTTGATACAGTAAGCGCAAATAAGGAAATAACTAGCGAGGATAAGTCGGTTATATTAGCTTCAATCAATAATACAGACGAGGAGCAAAAGGGACGTCTGCTTGAAGACGTGTTTTACTATACCACTTCCCTGACAGTGGATAATACAGCGGGGACACTTGTTTTGATATCTCCTGTTACTTCTTTATCAACAATTACTAAAAACATCTGGCTGATTATTGGGCTGACACTGCTTCTAGGACTAACCGCTATTTTCTTTATCGGTTTTAATATTTTTTCGAAATACGTGCGGCCGATTCGCTCAGCTGCTGATGTGGCGAATGAATTAGCGAAGGGGAATTATAAAGCAAGAACCTACGAAGGGCAGTTCGGTGAGGCAGGACAGCTCAGCCAGTCAATCAATATTCTGGCGAGAAATTTACAGCAGATGACGAGTTCAAAGGGCATGCAGGAAAACCAATTAGAGGCAGTCATTAACAATATGGGCAGCGGTCTCGTCCTCATAGATGAAAAAGGTTATATCCTGTTGGTAAACCGTGCATTTTTGAAGAATTTCGGCGGTGAAAAGAAGAGCTATGTAGGATATTTATATCATGACGCAATTCCCTACACAGCAATTCATGAAACCGTACAAAATGTATATATGTTTGAAGAAACGGTCAGGGAAAACTTTCTTCTGCCGATTCATATTGACCATAAGCATCTGGAAGTTACAGGAGCTCCTATCTTCAGCGAAAAGAATGCATGGAAGGGAGTCGTCCTCGTTTTCCATGATATTACTGATATGAAAAAGCTTGAGCAGATGCGCAAGGATTTTGTGGCAAATGTTTCCCATGAATTAAAGACCCCCATTACTTCGATTCGTGGCTTTTCGGAAACCCTGCTTGACGGGGCAATGAAAGATGAAGCCATGCTTGAGAGATTTCTGCAGATTATTTTAAAAGAAAGCGGCCGGCTTCAGTCGCTTATTCAAGATCTGCTAGAACTTTCCAAAGTAGAAAGGGAAGACTTTCATTTAACACTGGAACAAATTAAATTCCATAAGTTTCTGCTCGACCTCGTTCCCTTAATTGAACAGCAGGCAGACAAAAAAAAGATCAATATACGGACGGAGATCGATGGAGAAGCGATTGTAGAAGGAGATTCGAGCCGCTTAAAGCAGGTATTTATTAACCTTCTCTCAAATGCTGTCAATTACACAGGAGAAGGCGGCGAGGTGAAATTAGCATTTGAAGAACATGAAGATGAAGTTTTTGTCCGGGTGACAGATAATGGTGTAGGGATACCCGAAGAGGAAATCTCGCGTATCTTTGAACGTTTTTATCGCGTGGATAAAGCGAGAAGCCGTAATTCAGGCGGAACCGGACTTGGGCTTGCGATTGTGAAGCACATTGTAGAAGCTCACCATGGAACGGTTCAGGTAGAAAGTAAAATCGATCAAGGAACAACCTTCACCGTCATTCTTCCTAAGGAATTTACAAATAATTAATAATACTTTGGAATTATATTAACAAACCCTTGGTATTCTATCATTGAAACCCTTTCATCCAAGGTGTTTTCTCTTTAAGCAGAAGTTATTATAACTTCTGCTTTTTTTTGCTTTTCTGATCTTTTTCTTCTCGCTGATGAACATGGTAAAATAGAAAGTATGATGTTTAAGTGTGAGGAGCTGAACGATATGGCAGAAAAAGTAGTATTAATCGATGGAAACAGCATTGCTTACCGGGCCTTTTTCGCATTGCCTTTACTAAACAATGATAAAGGTGTATACACAAACGCTGTGTACGGTTTTACCACAATGCTTTTAAAAATTTTAGAAGAGGATAAGCCTGATCATCTGCTCGTTGCCTTTGATGCGGGTAAAACAACCTTCAGGCATAAGACATACACAGAATATAAAGGTGGACGTCAGAAAACTCCGCCGGAATTATCAGAACAGTTCCCTGTTTTAAAAGAACTGCTTGATGCTTTTGGCATTCCTTATTATCAGCTGGAACAGTATGAAGCAGATGATATTATCGGAACGTTAGCCACTCAGGCTGATGGCCAAAAGTATGATGTCAAGGTGATTTCAGGCGATAAAGACCTGCTTCAGCTTGTCACTGAGCGGACCAAGGTGACACTAACGAAAAAAGGGATTACGAATGTGGATACGTATGACCCCGCCTTTTTAGAAGAGAAAATCGGCATTCGCCCGGATCAAGTTATAGACTTTAAAGCACTGATGGGAGACAGCTCGGATAATATCCCCGGCGTTCCGGGTGTAGGTGAAAAAACGGCGGTTAAGCTGCTGAAACAATTTGATAAACTTGAGAATCTCTATGAAAACCTTGATGAGGTAAGCGGCAAAAAACTTAAAGAAAAGCTTGAAACAAACAAAGATGAAGCCTTTATGAGCAAACAGCTGGTGACGATCGAGAGAGAAGCTCCTATAGAGGTTGCTTTAAGCGACATTGCTTATAAGGGCTATGAATCTCACAAAGTAACATCTGTCTTCCGTGAATTAGGATTTCAGTCCCTCATTTCACGTGTCTCTGATCAGGACGAGGAACCGAAAGAAACATCTGACCAGGAATGGGAGCCGGTGGATGTGAAAGTAATTAAAGACATTGAAGACGACATGATAACCGGGAAAGAAGCATTAGTTGTCGAAATGCTTCAGGAGAATTATCATCACTCTCCGATCGCCGGCATTTCAATTGTTAACAAAGACAACAGCTATTTTATTTCGATAGAGGACGCCAAGAAGTCTAAGGGGTTCTGTGACTGGGCAGAAGATGATTCAAAAGAAAAGTGGGTCTTCGACGCTAAGCGTACACACGTGGCATTAAGGCATCACGGAATTAGTCTGCAGGGGGTCACATTCGATTTATTGTTAGCGTCTTATTTAATCAACCCCTCGGAAAACAATCATGATATTCCAGCGATCGCCCACCGTATGAACGAACGTGCTGTTAAATACGATGAAGAAGTCTACGGAAAAGGAGCTAAGATGAAGCTTCCTGACGATGACAGTATCCTGCAAGAGCATACTGTTAGAAAATCAGAAGTCCTCTACCGTTTAAAAGAAAATATGGAAGAACAGCTTGAAGCTAATGAGCAGATGGAGCTATTTAAAGAGCTTGAAATGCCTTTAGCGCTGATTTTAGGTGAGATGGAATATTGCGGTGTTAAAGTGGATGTCGAGCGGTTAAAAGAAATGAAAGATGATTTACAGCAAAGACTGGATCAAGTGAAAAGTGAGATATATGAACTTGCGGGTGAGGAATTTAATTTGAATTCACCAAAACAGCTTGGGCCGATACTATTTGAGAAGCTCGGCCTTCCAGTGATCAAAAAAACCAAAACAGGCTACTCTACTTCTGCTGATGTATTAGAGCAGCTAGAGGACCAGCACGAAGTTGTCGCTAAAATCCTACTGTACCGCCAGCTTGGGAAGCTGCAGTCCACTTATATTGAAGGCCTTCTGAAGGTAGTGGACGAGAAATCAAATAAGATTCACACCCGTTTTAATCAAGCTCTTACACAGACAGGGAGACTTAGCTCGATTGAGCCTAATTTGCAGAACATCCCGATTCGGCTGGAAGAAGGAAGGAAAATCAGACAGGCTTTCGTTCCTTCCAAGGAAGGCTGGGTGATCTTTGCAAGTGATTATTCTCAAATTGAATTGAGAGTTTTAGCCCACATTGCACAGGATGAAAAATTAATAGAAGCCTTCAGAGAAGGCAGAGATATTCATACACAGACAGCAAGTGAAGTGTTTGACGTGCCGCACGATAAAGTCACTTCGAATATGAGAAGACAGGCAAAAGCCGTAAACTTTGGAATTGTTTACGGGATCAGCGATTACGGATTATCACAGAGCCTTGGAATTACAAGAAAAGAAGCCAAGCTGTTTATCGATAAGTATTTAGACAGCTATCCTGGAGTAAAAGAATACATGGATGAATCGATCCAAAATGCGAAGAGGCTCGGGTATGTATCTACATTTATGAACCGAAGAAGATATCTGCCTGATATTACGAGCCGTAATTTTAATAAAAGAAGCTTTGCAGAACGTACGGCTATGAACACACCTATTCAGGGGAGTGCCGCTGACATCATTAAGAAAGCGATGATTGATTTGGACGAACGGCTGAAAAAAGAGAACCTGCAGGCCCACATGCTTCTTCAGGTGCATGATGAACTCATCCTGGAAGCGCCTGAGTCTGAAGTTGAACAGTTAGCCAAAGTGGTTGCCGATGTGATGGAACATACGATCGAACTAGATGTTCCGCTTGAAGTGGATCACTCCTATGGCCCGACATGGTATGATGCAAAGTAGATGAGGAGAATGAAAGATGCCGGAACTGCCTGAAGTAGAAACAGTTCGGAAGACGTTAAAAAACTTAATATTGAAAAAAGAAATTCAAGATGTTTCAATTTTTTGGGGGAATATTATAAAAAAACCGCAAGATCCGGAAATATTTAAATCGTGGCTCAAGGGTCAGACGATGCAGGAAATTAAACGTCAGGGGAAGTTTCTGGTTTTTGAGATGGATGACATTTCCATGGTGTCTCACTTGCGAATGGAAGGCAAATTTGGTGTGTATGAATCAGCTGTTCCACGCCCGAAGCATACCCATGTCATATTCCATTTCACCGATGGCACAGAGCTCCGTTACAATGATGTTCGTAAATTTGGAACGATGCACTTGTTTCCTAAAGGGGAAGAAAGTAAAGAAAAGCCTTTAAATCAGCTGGGACCAGATCCTTTTGCTCCTGCTTTTACGATTGATTACTTTTATGAAAAGCTTAAAAAGACAAGCAGAAACATTAAAGCCGTATTATTAGACCAGTCGGTAGTAGCAGGCCTTGGAAATATTTATGTGGATGAGGCCCTATATCGTGCGCGGGTGCATCCTGAGCGGATATCAAAAGAACTCACCTTCGAGGAAGCACGGCGTGTCAGAGATGCCAGCATCGAAACGATCGTTGAAGCTGTTGAGCAGGGAGGCACAACGATACGGTCCTATTTAAACGGACAGGGTGAAATGGGAATGTTTCAGCAGAAGCTCAATGTTTATGGAAAAGAAGATACTGAATGTCCCGGCTGCGGCACGGTGATTATTAAGCTGCGAGTCAGCGGCCGGGGCACCCATATTTGTCCTGAGTGCCAGTGCTGACACGAAAAGAGGAAGCGGCCCATATACTATTTCACATTCATGAATAGCTGAGGTGAAATAGGTGGGGACTGCTGTTTTTCTTTTTTTATTTGTAATTGCTGTCAGTATGGATAGCTTTGGCATCGGCTGTATCATTGGGATGAAAGGTATTCAGTTATCGAATAGAGCCATTCTTGGAATTGCGTGTTTGTCGGGGTTGTTCTTTTTAGGGTCGGCAATGGCTGGTTTTTTATTGCTTCCATACGTCGATGCTGATTTGTTTGAGTGGCTGGGTGCGCTTGCTTTTATAGTGCTCGGGGCTTTCTTTCTAATCAATAATCTTCGTCAAAATGAAGAAGAAGACGTCACCTCAGTGTGGAAGCAGCCGGTTCATGTTCTGCAGGCTCCAGAATCCGCAGACATCGACCGCTCAGGGGGCATTAAAGGGAAAGAGGTCTTTTTGCTTGGGATCGCTTTATCGCTTGATACTATTGGCGCCGGGATAAGCGGTGTGTTTATTGGCATTCCGCCTTTTACTGCAGCCGCTTTGATTTTTGTGCTGACAAGTGCCATGCTTTACGGCGGCCTTAAGTGCGGAGCGAGGCTGAGTCATAAACTTGAGTACCTGTCCTCACTTCCGGGAATATTACTCATTTTAATCGGCCTAATAAAAATAGTGTAAGGAGGCAGCTGTTTGGGTATTGTAATTGGTTTAACAGGCAGCATTGCTACAGGAAAAAGCACGGTCTCTCAAATGTTTAAACATTTTGAGATTCCTGTAGTAGATGCTGATATTATTTCCAGAGAAGTGGTTAATCCTGGGGAACCGGCATATAAAGAAATTGTAGAGCAATTTAGTGAAGAGATCTTAAATGAAGACGGGGCCATTAACCGAAAAGAGCTCGGCAAGGTCATTTTTAGAGATAAAGAGAAGAGAAATATACTTAATCGCATCGTTCATCCCCAAGTAAGAAAAGAAATGAAAAGACAGCGTGACGGTTATTTAGCCAGAGGAGACAAAGCGGTCGTTCTGGATATCCCTTTATTATTTGAGAGCAAGCTCACAGACTATGTGGATCGCACTCTTGTTGTATATGTGGATTCAGAGACACAGCTGAAGCGTCTGATGGCGAGGGACGAGTCTAAAGAAGCGGAAGCGATGGAGCGGATTCGCTCCCAAATTCCAGCTTCTAAAAAAGCCGAATGGGCAGACGCAGTCATTGATAATTCCGGCACTCGTGAGCAAAGTTTCGAACAGTTAAAGGCTATACTTACCAATTGGGGAGTCATTGAAGAAGATGATAAAGCGTAGACTTTATCATCTTCTTTTTTTGTTCAGGTACGCGTCTGCTCAAAAACGGAGTGGTTAAGGCTTGCGAGTGAGGAAGGTAGATGATGAGATGTGAAACCCCACGAAGTAGTTCTACGTATGCCGGCATCGAACACCCGGAATTATGTGGGGCAATTTAGGCGAATAGGCGTGCATTTTTTTGTGAAAAATGAGTGTAGCCTTTAATAAAAAGTTGACATAGCTTTTTTAATAAAAATAGGCTACAAAAGCGTTTTCAATGTGTTATACTAATTCTGAAAAATAATTTAAAGGGTATATCACATATAGGAGGCTTGTCTTATGGAGAAAACAAGAGTGGCTATAAATGGTCTGGGGAGAATTGGGAGAATGGTCTTCAGGAAGGCGGTTCTCGATGAGTCAATCGAGCTTGTAGCGGTCAATGCAAGTTATCCTCCTGAAACGATGGCACATATGCTCAAATATGACAGTGTGCACGGCCGATTTGAAGGTGAAATTGAACCTATTAAAAATGGGTTATTAATTAATAAAAAAACAGTTCAGCTTTGTTCTACAAGAAATCCCTTAGAGCTGCCATGGGATGAATTAAATGTTGATATTGTTATTGAAGCAACAGGTAAATTCAGAACCCAGGAAGAAGCAGCTCTTCATATTCAGGCTGGTGCTAAAAAGGTCATCATTACAGCTCCAGGTAAATCAGTGGATTCAACTATTGTAATGGGAGTTAATGAAGATGTTTATAACCCGGAAGAACATAATGTAATCTCGAATGCTTCCTGTACGACAAACTGTTTAGCACCAGTGGTCAAAGTACTGGAAGACGAGTTTGGAATTGAAAACGGGCTTATGACAACAGTTCATGCTTTTACAAATGATCAGAAAAACTTAGATAATCCACATAAGGACTTAAGACGTGCCCGCGGCTGCACTCAGTCGATCATTCCTACGTCAACAGGAGCTGCCAAAGCCCTCGGTGAGGTTATTCCTTCCTTGAAGGGAAAACTCAATGGGATGGCGCTCCGAGTGCCTACCCCGAATGTTTCGCTTGTTGATTTAGTGGTTGACTTAAAAGAAGATGTCACGGAAGAAAAAGTAAACCAGGCCTTTAAGCGAGTCAGCCAGGGTGAAATGAAAGGGTTCCTAGAGTTTAGCGATGAGCCGCTTGTCTCTATTGATTACACGACATCTCCGGCTTCTGCAATTGTCGACGGATTATCTACACAGGTTATGGGTGACAGAAAAGTGAAAGTGCTGGCCTGGTACGATAATGAATGGGGTTACTCCTGCAGAGTCGTAGACTTGGCGAAACATGTCGGCAAGTTCCTGAAACAAGAAAAACCAGCAAAAGTTTCTTAATAACTAGAAAAACTTCCCTTTGTATCTTATAATAAGCACCATCGGTATTTTTAAAAAGTTTCTTGCAAAAATGGGATAAACCGTATATACTTTTTTTGAACTTCTGAATACTGTCCGTTTCATGTCTGCTCAAAGGGTTAGGACCTCTCAGGACTAACTTTCCCCCGTGGTAGTACATGTCTGTTTATTCAGTAGTCAAATTAGTCACTGTACAAAAAGGGGGATCCTAAATGGATACAATGGGAAGACATGTAATAGCTGAATTATGGGATTGTAATGAAGATAAATTAAACGATATGAGTTATATCGAGCAGGTATTTGTGGATGCTGCTCTTAAAGCAGGTGCTGAAGTACGTGAAGTAGCTTTTCACAAATTTGCTCCTCATGGAGTCAGCGGAGTAGTAATCATTTCTGAATCTCATTTAACGATTCACAGTTTTCCAGAGCATGGATATGCAAGTATTGATGTGTATACGTGCGGCGACCGGATTGATCCAAATGTAGCGGCACAGTTTATTGTTGATTCTCTTGAAGCAGGAAGAAATGAAACGGTTGAAGTTCCAAGAGGAATGGGACCGGTAGAAGTCCAACAGTCACGCGCTTTATAATATGAACAAAATCACACAGGGGATCCTGTGTGATTTTTTTATCCTTCGGTCTCTCACCCTTACTTTTCTTTTTAATAAAACGTGTTAAAATAAATACAGATCATGTCGAATTTTCGTAAGGGGTAATGTCATTGAAAAGGTTTATATCGAAATATTTCAGCAATCACACGGAAACGAGTGAAACTCATAAGGATCCCGAGTTAGTCACTCATTACTATAAAGCAAAGAGAGATGAAGTTTTTCAGGCGGTCGAAGCTCTATTTCCATCTCCTTCAGAA
This window of the Halobacillus sp. Marseille-Q1614 genome carries:
- the pnpS gene encoding two-component system histidine kinase PnpS — protein: MRSNTRPLLTYTVLVIIVMISLGILLAQLTRSYFITIFEERISVESEYFVNYVKGYLEDEDISTDTLHRFSDQLNTSILYVTADEELVLDTVSANKEITSEDKSVILASINNTDEEQKGRLLEDVFYYTTSLTVDNTAGTLVLISPVTSLSTITKNIWLIIGLTLLLGLTAIFFIGFNIFSKYVRPIRSAADVANELAKGNYKARTYEGQFGEAGQLSQSINILARNLQQMTSSKGMQENQLEAVINNMGSGLVLIDEKGYILLVNRAFLKNFGGEKKSYVGYLYHDAIPYTAIHETVQNVYMFEETVRENFLLPIHIDHKHLEVTGAPIFSEKNAWKGVVLVFHDITDMKKLEQMRKDFVANVSHELKTPITSIRGFSETLLDGAMKDEAMLERFLQIILKESGRLQSLIQDLLELSKVEREDFHLTLEQIKFHKFLLDLVPLIEQQADKKKINIRTEIDGEAIVEGDSSRLKQVFINLLSNAVNYTGEGGEVKLAFEEHEDEVFVRVTDNGVGIPEEEISRIFERFYRVDKARSRNSGGTGLGLAIVKHIVEAHHGTVQVESKIDQGTTFTVILPKEFTNN
- the polA gene encoding DNA polymerase I, producing MAEKVVLIDGNSIAYRAFFALPLLNNDKGVYTNAVYGFTTMLLKILEEDKPDHLLVAFDAGKTTFRHKTYTEYKGGRQKTPPELSEQFPVLKELLDAFGIPYYQLEQYEADDIIGTLATQADGQKYDVKVISGDKDLLQLVTERTKVTLTKKGITNVDTYDPAFLEEKIGIRPDQVIDFKALMGDSSDNIPGVPGVGEKTAVKLLKQFDKLENLYENLDEVSGKKLKEKLETNKDEAFMSKQLVTIEREAPIEVALSDIAYKGYESHKVTSVFRELGFQSLISRVSDQDEEPKETSDQEWEPVDVKVIKDIEDDMITGKEALVVEMLQENYHHSPIAGISIVNKDNSYFISIEDAKKSKGFCDWAEDDSKEKWVFDAKRTHVALRHHGISLQGVTFDLLLASYLINPSENNHDIPAIAHRMNERAVKYDEEVYGKGAKMKLPDDDSILQEHTVRKSEVLYRLKENMEEQLEANEQMELFKELEMPLALILGEMEYCGVKVDVERLKEMKDDLQQRLDQVKSEIYELAGEEFNLNSPKQLGPILFEKLGLPVIKKTKTGYSTSADVLEQLEDQHEVVAKILLYRQLGKLQSTYIEGLLKVVDEKSNKIHTRFNQALTQTGRLSSIEPNLQNIPIRLEEGRKIRQAFVPSKEGWVIFASDYSQIELRVLAHIAQDEKLIEAFREGRDIHTQTASEVFDVPHDKVTSNMRRQAKAVNFGIVYGISDYGLSQSLGITRKEAKLFIDKYLDSYPGVKEYMDESIQNAKRLGYVSTFMNRRRYLPDITSRNFNKRSFAERTAMNTPIQGSAADIIKKAMIDLDERLKKENLQAHMLLQVHDELILEAPESEVEQLAKVVADVMEHTIELDVPLEVDHSYGPTWYDAK
- the mutM gene encoding DNA-formamidopyrimidine glycosylase codes for the protein MPELPEVETVRKTLKNLILKKEIQDVSIFWGNIIKKPQDPEIFKSWLKGQTMQEIKRQGKFLVFEMDDISMVSHLRMEGKFGVYESAVPRPKHTHVIFHFTDGTELRYNDVRKFGTMHLFPKGEESKEKPLNQLGPDPFAPAFTIDYFYEKLKKTSRNIKAVLLDQSVVAGLGNIYVDEALYRARVHPERISKELTFEEARRVRDASIETIVEAVEQGGTTIRSYLNGQGEMGMFQQKLNVYGKEDTECPGCGTVIIKLRVSGRGTHICPECQC
- a CDS encoding manganese efflux pump, translated to MGTAVFLFLFVIAVSMDSFGIGCIIGMKGIQLSNRAILGIACLSGLFFLGSAMAGFLLLPYVDADLFEWLGALAFIVLGAFFLINNLRQNEEEDVTSVWKQPVHVLQAPESADIDRSGGIKGKEVFLLGIALSLDTIGAGISGVFIGIPPFTAAALIFVLTSAMLYGGLKCGARLSHKLEYLSSLPGILLILIGLIKIV
- the coaE gene encoding dephospho-CoA kinase (Dephospho-CoA kinase (CoaE) performs the final step in coenzyme A biosynthesis.), with amino-acid sequence MGIVIGLTGSIATGKSTVSQMFKHFEIPVVDADIISREVVNPGEPAYKEIVEQFSEEILNEDGAINRKELGKVIFRDKEKRNILNRIVHPQVRKEMKRQRDGYLARGDKAVVLDIPLLFESKLTDYVDRTLVVYVDSETQLKRLMARDESKEAEAMERIRSQIPASKKAEWADAVIDNSGTREQSFEQLKAILTNWGVIEEDDKA
- a CDS encoding glyceraldehyde-3-phosphate dehydrogenase; amino-acid sequence: MEKTRVAINGLGRIGRMVFRKAVLDESIELVAVNASYPPETMAHMLKYDSVHGRFEGEIEPIKNGLLINKKTVQLCSTRNPLELPWDELNVDIVIEATGKFRTQEEAALHIQAGAKKVIITAPGKSVDSTIVMGVNEDVYNPEEHNVISNASCTTNCLAPVVKVLEDEFGIENGLMTTVHAFTNDQKNLDNPHKDLRRARGCTQSIIPTSTGAAKALGEVIPSLKGKLNGMALRVPTPNVSLVDLVVDLKEDVTEEKVNQAFKRVSQGEMKGFLEFSDEPLVSIDYTTSPASAIVDGLSTQVMGDRKVKVLAWYDNEWGYSCRVVDLAKHVGKFLKQEKPAKVS
- the speD gene encoding adenosylmethionine decarboxylase; the protein is MDTMGRHVIAELWDCNEDKLNDMSYIEQVFVDAALKAGAEVREVAFHKFAPHGVSGVVIISESHLTIHSFPEHGYASIDVYTCGDRIDPNVAAQFIVDSLEAGRNETVEVPRGMGPVEVQQSRAL